TATGGTGGCGCTGGTGCGCAGCGAAATCCCCGATGCGACCTCCATCGACTACAAGGGCGCGACCCGCGAATATGTGGAAGCAGGCTCGGACATCTATTTCACCTTCGCCATGGCGCTGGTGGTGGTGTTCCTGATTTTGGCTGCGCAGTTCGAAAGCTTCGTCCACCCGGTGGTTATCATGTTCACCGTGCCGCTCGCAGTGATGGGCGGACTTCTGGGGCTGTATCTCGCGGGCAGTACGCTCAATATCTACAGCCAGATCGGGCTGATCATGCTCATTGGCCTTGCCGCCAAGAACGGCATCCTGATCGTGGAGTTTGCGAACCAGCTGCGCGATGAGGGCCTTGAAATCCGTGACGCGCTCATCGGCGCCTCGAAACTGCGCCTGCGGCCGATCCTGATGACCAGCCTTTCGACCGCGATGGGCGCTGTGCCGCTGATGTTTGCAAGCGGCGCGGGCTCGGCCAGCCGCCAGACGATTGGCGTTGTGGTGTTCGGCGGGGTGATCGTCTCCACCATCTTCACCCTCTATATCGTGCCTGTTTTCTACGACATGCTCGCCAAATATACGAAGTCACCCGGCTTTGTGGCCGAGAAGCTGAAGAAGCAGCAGCATGAAGAAGAGGGCGGCACGCCAACAGGCGCGCCAGCCGAATGATTTGAAAGACCGGCCGGGAGGAAACTTCCGGCCGGTTTTGCATCCGGATTATTCCGCCGCGCGGGGGATAAGATCTTCCGGGCGGAAGAAGAGGGAAAGTTTCAGGCTTTCGCCGATGCGTGTGGCCTTTTCCTGCAGTTCAGCGGCGTCTACTGGCGTCATCAGCTCGTTGGTTGTTGCCGCCCAGAGGGCAAGCCATCGGTCGAACATTTCGGGCCGGATATGGGCCTTGTGCTTCATATGCGCAGGCATCGGGCGGCCCTTGTAGCGACCACTTGTCAGCATCACCGATGACCAGAAGGCGGAAAGCTGCTCCAGATGATGGGGCCAGTCGGAGATCGCATTGTTGAACACCCAGCCGATCATGTCGTCGGCGCGGACGCGGGCGTAGAAGGCATCCACGAGCCGGGCAAGGCCTTCGTCAGTGAGGGGCAGGGGCGGGGTCATCGCTGTCTCGTTTTAAGTGGTATTTAAAATACATCTATTATGGCGAGGCAAACGACGCAAGCAGAATGCACCGGGTGCGACAATCCGCCCCGTCACGTTCGGGTGAGCGGGGCGGGTGTCCGGTTATACGGTTTTGGCGGCGCTTACCGAGAAGCCGACGGCTTCCAAGGCCTCGACCAGACGGTCCGCGTGGGCGCGGTCCTTGGTTTCGACCACCAGTTCCATTTCGGTCATTTTCAGTGAAACGGCGCCGAATTCGCGCTGGTGCTTCACCTCGATGACGTTGGCGCCAAGGCGCGCGACGACTTCGGTAACACGGGCGAGATTGCCCGGCTGATCCATCATCTCGATCCGGAGGCGCGTCAGGCGGCCATCGCGGGCCATGCCGCGCATGATGGCGGAGGCCAGAAGGCGGCTGTCGATATTGCCGCCGGTCAGCACGATGCCGACCTTGCGACCGTGGAAATATTCCTTGTAGTGCATGAGGGCTGCGAGCCCGATGGCGCCGGCGCCTTCCACGACGACCTTCTCGACTTCCATCATAAGGAGGATGGCAGCTTCGATACGGCTTTCGGGCACGATCAGGATGTCATCGACCAGCGCCTTGACGACCTCGCGGGTTTTCTCGCCCGGCTTTTTCACGGCGATGCCCTCGGCTACCGTGACGGACGAGCCCTTGAGGTCGGTGCCGTCAACCACCGCTTTCATCGAGGGGAAAGCCTCGGTCTGCACGCCTACCACCTTGATGCCCGGCTTGATGGCCTTGGCGATGGTGGCGATGCCCGAGATGAGGCCGCCGCCACCGATCGGCACGATCAGGGTGTCAAGCTCGGGGCATTCATCGAGCATCTCGAGGCCGACTGTGCCCTGGCCCGCCATCACGAGCGGATCATCAAACGGATGCACGAAGGTGAGGCCTTCCTTCTCGGCAAGATCATAGGCGGCCTGTGTGGCTTCCTCGAACGTCTTGCCGGATAGCACAACGCGGGCGCCCAGTTCCTCGGTGCGCTTCACCTTGTTGAACGGGGTGCCTTCCGGCATCACGATGGTCGCCGGGATGCCAAGGCGACCGGCATGAAAGCTGACACCCTGCGCATGGTTGCCGGCGGACGCGGCGATCACGCCGTTCGTATCCTTGGGCAACGACAACAGCTTGTTCAGCGCACCGCGCTCCTTATAGGCGGCGGTGAACTGGAAAATCTCGAACTTCAGCCAGACGTCGGCGCCGGTGATGGCGCTGAGCGTGCGGGAGTGATGCATGGGTGTGTGCGGGATGGCGCCTTCAATGGCCATGGCCGCGCGGCGCACATCTTCAGCATTGATGGGCAGTTTTGCATCGGTCATGGGGGCCTCCTCGGTCATTATTCACGTGCGCGAGGCGGACAGGCCTGCGCCGGACTGCTGCTTTGCCACAGTCCGGCCCTGCCTGTCCATGGCTGAAATGAAGGGTTTAGCGGCCTTTGGCGATCACGGCGTCGATGGCGGCAAGGCATTCGGGCTCGTTGAGGATCGGTGTGTGGCCGACATTCGGGATGGTGACGGCGACCATGCCCTCGTGGCGGCGGCCCATCTCTTCCATCGTTTCGGCCGACAGAAGATCGGAAAGCCCGCCGCGTAGCACGGCCAAGGGGGTGCCCTTCAGGCTTTCAAATGCGGGCCAGATATCGGAGGGCGCCGCGTCAGACGTCGCATTCTTGAAAGGAAGGGCGATGTTCGGGTCATAATCGAGGATCGGCTGGCCATCCTTCTCGACAAAGATCTTGCGGGTGAAGCTGTCCCATTCCGCGTCCGTGAAATCGGGATACACATCGACTGCCATGGCCTTCACGCGTTGGATGGCCTCGGCCCAGTCCCTGGCCGGGGTGATCTTGCCGACATAGCCCTTGATGCGCTCGATGCCGACCTGATCAATCACCGGGCCGATATCGTTGAGCGTGGCGGATTTGAAGAAGCCGGGCTTCATCGAGGAGATGATCATCGTCATCAGCCCGCCAAGCGAGGTGCCGACGGCATGGACGCGGGCCACGCCGGCGTCCGCGAGCAGTGTGAACATGTCGCCGATATAGGTGCCGGGATGATAGTTCGCCGGGTTCGGGTCCCATGCCGAAAGACCACGGCCGCGCTGCTCGGCGACCAGCACCCGATAGCGGCCTTTCAGGTGATCGGCCACTTCGGTGAAGTCGCGCGCGTTGCGGGTGAGGCCCGGCATGCAAAGGACCGTTTCGACACAGTCGCCGGTGCCCGCCGCGTCATAATCGCGGTAGTGCAGGCGCAGGCCATCGCTGCTGGTGTAATAACGATCCTTATAGTCAGCCATAGTGTCGGTCCTTGTAACGTTCGCGCAGTTCGCGTTTCAGGATTTTGCCATTGGGGTTGCGCGGCAGTTCATCGATGAAATCGACCGCCGTCAAGCGTTGCTGGCGTCCGAGGCGCGCATTGGCCCAGTCGAGCATGGCACTTGCCTCGGCTTCTACCTTGCGGACGATCACTGCGAGCGGCGTTTCGCCCCAACGTTCGCTGGGCACACCAATGACAGCCACCTCGCTGACGGCCGGATGTTCCATGAGGACGGCTTCGATATCCTGCGGGTAGATATTCTGCCCGCCGGACAGGATCATGTCCTTCTTGCGGTCGACGATATAAAGATAGCCGTCTTCATCGAAGCGGCCGATATCGCCTGTCCTCAGCCATTTGTCGCCGTGGCCGTCGGTCCATGTGGCGTCGGCTGTGGCTTCCGGGCGGTTCCAGTAGCCGGGCATGACGATGCGGCCGCGCCCGACGATCTCGCCCGCGGTGCCGGTAGGGACTTCGATGCCTTCATCGTCGATCAGCTTCAGTTCCGTGCCGAAAAGTGGCAGGCCGACCGAGGCCCAGCGGCCTTCGGCGTCTTCGGGGTCGAGCGTGGTGATCAGCCCTTCGGTCAGGCCGTAAAGCTCGATCACCTTGGGGCCGAGGCGCGTGAAAAGCCGGCGCTTCAGGTCGGCATGCAGGGGTGAGCCGCAGCTCATAACCGCCTTGAGGGATGAAAGGTCAAAATCCGTTTCATCCGGCACATCCAGAAGGCGTTGATACTGGATCGGCACCATCGAGAAATGGCTGATGTGGTCGTCTTCGATCCGCTGTAGCACACGCCGGGCGTCAAAGCCGTTCTCGATATAAAGCGTGCCGCCACAAAGGAGGGTTCCGAGAAAGCCGACCCAGCTGATGTTGGAATATAGCCCGATGGTGAAAAGTGTGCGGGCCGCGCTATCGTAGCGCAGCGTGATGGCCAGATCGCGCGCCCAGCCCAATCGCCCGGCCTGCGTATGCACGATGCCTTTGGGCAGCCCCGTGGTGCCGGACGAATAGATGATGTTCATCGGTGTTGCCGGGTTCACTATCGGCAGGGTGTTAGGGCAGGGGCCTGTATCAAAGAGGCTCGTGAAATCCATCCAATCGGCGGGCAGGTCTGCGTCCGCCGCGATCCAGCGGATGCCGTCCAGTCGCCCTACGAGCGGCTGAAGGCGCGCGATCTGGTCACCTGTCGCGATCACGGCACGGGCGCCTGCGTCTTTCAGCATATTTTCAAGTGCGGCGTCGCTGACCGACAGGTTGATCGGCACGGAGGTGAGGCCTGCGGCGATACAGCCGATCAGCGCTTCGGCCATCGGGGCGCCGTTCGACATCACGATGCCGACCCGGTCGCCTTCATCAAGGCCAAGCGAGCGAAGTGCATGGGCAAGGTGGTTCATGCGGGCAGTGAGTTCGCCCCAAGTGAGCCGCACGCCATCCGCCACAAGGGCTGTCTTGCTGGCACGCTGCCGCCCGTGGAGTGCAAGAATGCGGGGGAGCAAGGGTGCCCTGTCATCGAATGCGGACATGATGGCCTCGACGCCTGGGTGAACCGGGAGGAAGGCAGGGGCCGAAGCCCCCGCCATAGACCTGTGTCTTAGAAATTGACACCGAGCGTCGCGGTTACGGTGCGCGGTGCGCCGTAATAGACGGTCGTATTGTTTTCGAGCCCGAGTGTCGGGAAATAATAGCCCGAGGTCCGGTAGCGCTCGTCGAAGATGTTTTTGCCATGCAGGCCAAGCGACCACATGCCGTCTTCCGATGTCCAGACGATGCTGGCGTTGAAGATATCGGTCGGGCCCTGATCGAGTTCGGTATAGGGCACTTCAAACTGCACGACCGAGCTCTTGTGCGCCCAAGCAGCATTGAGGTTGAGGCGGCCTGTCGAAAGTTCGCGGTTATAGTTGAGCGCGAGGTTCGACATGAATTCCGGCGTATTCTGCATGCGGCGCTGGTCAGCAACGTTCTGCCCGAAATAGTCCCATTCCTTGATTTTCGCATCAAGAAGCGACACGGCGAACTGGGCCGTCAGTTCTTCGGTAAGGAGGGCTGTACCTTCAAGTTCGATGCCCTTGATGGTCGACTTGCCGGCGTTCGTCAGCGTGCCAGCGAAGGAATCGTCGGTACCGTCGTTGTCTGAGTCATAGATCAGCGAACCCGGAATCTGCATGTCTTTATAATCGCTGTAATAAACGGCGATGTTGGTGCGCAGGCGACCATCGAGCCAGGTGGATTTCAATCCGGCTTCGAAGCTGTCGAGAATTTCAGGCTTGACGCCCTCGGCGATTTCCGGGTTCAGGAAGTTCGCACCGCGCGGGTCGAACATGCCGGCCTTGAAGCCACGGCTGTAGGACGCATAAACATTGGCGTCATCGGTCAGGTCATAGGCCAGCACGACGCGCGGCGAGAAGTTTTTATAGGTGCGCTCATTCTCGAAATCGCTGGTGACAGCCACAAGCGGGGCTGATGCGTTGCCGAAGAAGGGCGACTGCAAGCCAAAATAGTTGGCGCGGAACACATCAGCAGACCGTTTGTCATGTGTGTAACGACCGCCGACGGAGACCGAGAAATCGTCGGTCACGTCATAGGTGAAATCGCCGAACAGGGAGGCGGCCTTGGTGTCAACCACGCCGCCTGTGTAGGCAACAAGAGGCAGGCCGTAGAAGATGCGTCCAAGCTGACCAAGGACAACATCGAAATCGTTCGAAGCAGTGGCGTCCAGATAGTAGAAGCCGAGCACGCCATTCAGCTTTTCAGACGTATATTGGGCCTGGAATTCCTGGCTGAACTGGCGATTGTCATAAATGACAGGGGCGTCAGCATCGTCAACCGGCAGGGCATCGAAATCGATGACCGACTCCGTATAGTCGGTGCGGAAGGCGGTGATTGATTTCAGGGTCAGCGATTCACTGGCATTCCACTCGACAAGGCCATG
The Gimibacter soli DNA segment above includes these coding regions:
- a CDS encoding group III truncated hemoglobin, whose product is MTPPLPLTDEGLARLVDAFYARVRADDMIGWVFNNAISDWPHHLEQLSAFWSSVMLTSGRYKGRPMPAHMKHKAHIRPEMFDRWLALWAATTNELMTPVDAAELQEKATRIGESLKLSLFFRPEDLIPRAAE
- a CDS encoding threonine ammonia-lyase; the protein is MTDAKLPINAEDVRRAAMAIEGAIPHTPMHHSRTLSAITGADVWLKFEIFQFTAAYKERGALNKLLSLPKDTNGVIAASAGNHAQGVSFHAGRLGIPATIVMPEGTPFNKVKRTEELGARVVLSGKTFEEATQAAYDLAEKEGLTFVHPFDDPLVMAGQGTVGLEMLDECPELDTLIVPIGGGGLISGIATIAKAIKPGIKVVGVQTEAFPSMKAVVDGTDLKGSSVTVAEGIAVKKPGEKTREVVKALVDDILIVPESRIEAAILLMMEVEKVVVEGAGAIGLAALMHYKEYFHGRKVGIVLTGGNIDSRLLASAIMRGMARDGRLTRLRIEMMDQPGNLARVTEVVARLGANVIEVKHQREFGAVSLKMTEMELVVETKDRAHADRLVEALEAVGFSVSAAKTV
- a CDS encoding alpha/beta fold hydrolase; the protein is MADYKDRYYTSSDGLRLHYRDYDAAGTGDCVETVLCMPGLTRNARDFTEVADHLKGRYRVLVAEQRGRGLSAWDPNPANYHPGTYIGDMFTLLADAGVARVHAVGTSLGGLMTMIISSMKPGFFKSATLNDIGPVIDQVGIERIKGYVGKITPARDWAEAIQRVKAMAVDVYPDFTDAEWDSFTRKIFVEKDGQPILDYDPNIALPFKNATSDAAPSDIWPAFESLKGTPLAVLRGGLSDLLSAETMEEMGRRHEGMVAVTIPNVGHTPILNEPECLAAIDAVIAKGR
- a CDS encoding class I adenylate-forming enzyme family protein; translation: MSAFDDRAPLLPRILALHGRQRASKTALVADGVRLTWGELTARMNHLAHALRSLGLDEGDRVGIVMSNGAPMAEALIGCIAAGLTSVPINLSVSDAALENMLKDAGARAVIATGDQIARLQPLVGRLDGIRWIAADADLPADWMDFTSLFDTGPCPNTLPIVNPATPMNIIYSSGTTGLPKGIVHTQAGRLGWARDLAITLRYDSAARTLFTIGLYSNISWVGFLGTLLCGGTLYIENGFDARRVLQRIEDDHISHFSMVPIQYQRLLDVPDETDFDLSSLKAVMSCGSPLHADLKRRLFTRLGPKVIELYGLTEGLITTLDPEDAEGRWASVGLPLFGTELKLIDDEGIEVPTGTAGEIVGRGRIVMPGYWNRPEATADATWTDGHGDKWLRTGDIGRFDEDGYLYIVDRKKDMILSGGQNIYPQDIEAVLMEHPAVSEVAVIGVPSERWGETPLAVIVRKVEAEASAMLDWANARLGRQQRLTAVDFIDELPRNPNGKILKRELRERYKDRHYG
- a CDS encoding TonB-dependent receptor encodes the protein MLRNQSTVGLYLQGVCAAALLATSAPVLAQDAGAEERLSLEEIVVTARRREESLQDVPVAVSAFTAEQLEMRGTADITELAQSVPGLTLEASRATNSTLTAFIRGVGQQDPLAGYEQGVALYIDDVFLARPQGALLDIYDVERIEVLRGPQGTLYGRNAVGGAIKYVTKRLADEPEASVKLSYGSYNQIDAIGKVSLPLGDTVRFGAAVASLNRDGFGKNLTTGEENYNKQVFAIRASLELLPSDDVFMRFSFDQTDDDSNALGGHRFYPANISGNTVLKDVYDTEAGASENASTAGIDGNNEVKSKGFHGLVEWNASESLTLKSITAFRTDYTESVIDFDALPVDDADAPVIYDNRQFSQEFQAQYTSEKLNGVLGFYYLDATASNDFDVVLGQLGRIFYGLPLVAYTGGVVDTKAASLFGDFTYDVTDDFSVSVGGRYTHDKRSADVFRANYFGLQSPFFGNASAPLVAVTSDFENERTYKNFSPRVVLAYDLTDDANVYASYSRGFKAGMFDPRGANFLNPEIAEGVKPEILDSFEAGLKSTWLDGRLRTNIAVYYSDYKDMQIPGSLIYDSDNDGTDDSFAGTLTNAGKSTIKGIELEGTALLTEELTAQFAVSLLDAKIKEWDYFGQNVADQRRMQNTPEFMSNLALNYNRELSTGRLNLNAAWAHKSSVVQFEVPYTELDQGPTDIFNASIVWTSEDGMWSLGLHGKNIFDERYRTSGYYFPTLGLENNTTVYYGAPRTVTATLGVNF